The region CATgggggtttaaataagaaaattGAACTGTTTTAACGGAATTAAGAGAGgctgactgtttacagctgctataacgcaagtgataACATAGGAACTTGCTTCACTGACGTTCCATAACGTCAAATGTAACTCTAATCAAAGTAAATGATATGTTGTGCACGGATAAATGACAAATTCCCATCGTTGGCAAGCTGCTGTATGTGATGGTATAGCAAAATCATCAACGTTAGGGTGCTAAAATTAATTCGGCTTCATATCAGGCTGCATTACGGTGCACCGTCGttggttattttcttataacagtgttttattccttacataagcTATCGTTGTATGCTGATTGAACATCAAttaagtttattattaaagGTAACCACATTGTGTATAGTTTCAagctgtatatactgtattttaaacaagattttttttttattatcggttgtgtgtgtatgtttttttcacGTAAGGTGTATTGTTACTGCCTGGGTGGAGGAATTATCACATGAATCAACCTGCATATTTAACCTAAGCCTTTTAGACATAGGCCATCCACCCAATTCGAGAAGAGCTCATACTGCCATACTGTATTTGTCAGTAGCCTACCAAAGAATGCATTATAATATCCTTGAAATAAAGGGCAATACAATGAACACATccaaatgcatgtgtgtgtgtgtgtgtgtgtgtgtgtgtgtgttttttctcactAGTGATCATGTTATGCAATTTTGCTTTTTGCGAGGCATTTCGGTATGCCTTGAGATGAAAGATAAGTCCATAGTCAAAGCAGGTCCTCGTTCCACCGCAACATGCGGGATGTTAAAGATCTCGAATAGTTTGCCTCGCGACCTGTCTGGCGTCAGAGTGAATACACGGAATCCTTCTGACTTACTGAGATCATCAAGATACGCCCCgttgttttgctttctttctttcggcttctttttcttttctttttttccttttcagaaaaCTGCATTGCTCAGTATGTGTAAAATGAGGAAAAATCTGATTTCTTTTTCAGCTTCAGTAACCGGTTTACCCTGATCAGGGCGGCGGTGGATCCGGATCCTCTTCCGGGAAGGCTGGGTTTGAGGCAGGTAGGGCTGATagacgccagtccatcacagagcaccacacatgcacacattcaaacattGGGGCAATTTAATCATctattggcatgtttttggtgtttgggaggaaaccaaagaaccctgtGGAAACCCATACGaacagtaaccagagctcaggcTCAGCTGCAGGATCAGCGCTGTGAGGTAGCAAAGCTCCCTGCTAAATATACAACTATATCCCTAAATATACAACTACGCTCCTATTAATAGTTTTGATTTAGTTTAGCCCGGATTACAAGTAAACGCCTGATATATTCCCGGATTTTACAGCCTCTTgtgactggcataaagttggtttgacgtcggacgttcgatattcgcggatatgcggaaattaaggggcCGTCTCTAAAATTACATACGACATCGttaaacacgattctaacttcaatagcatttgaagggaatgacttacagtcatataacccagtggttttcaaagtgggggccgccaggaggcgcccgggggggggggggggccctCAACAATtcggtgtgaaaaataaataaatacatgattctcactctcagacaacccccccccccccacacacacaatcaattcctaatctaatgtaatgtaaagatgaaagaggtaattattaataaaaagggggatatattcagaagttaatgtgttttaaagacatctcgcaaaaggggggcctcggtcaaatgttaatgccatttgggggggccttgccctggaaaagtttgggaacccctgatatAACCGACTGTATAGTgctcatctaggtgtcagctataatggacacctcttagatttgtgatatttatcaaaataagctattaaatcatatataaatattgccatgtatttcactacagaatgggcccatacacaaaatatgccattatttaaagctcaatagcatttgaagggaatgacttacagtcacaaaactataaaactgtaaagtgttcagcTAGGTGTCAGGTACGaggcacaccttttagatttttgatcaaaactttattccagtcgaatatcgaacgtccaacatcaaaccaactttattccagtcgaATATCGAACGTGCAACGTCAAACCAGCTTTATTCCAGTCCTCTAGTGTGCACTTTGCATTGTGTTTTGTATAATGTCCAGCTGCACTGTTATCTCGCCGGTTCGAAATTTACGGCTTTCTGATTGGCTACTCTCCCGAGTCCGTTAGGACCCGCCCCTCCCCTTTGCACGCGGAAGCCCCGCCCTCTTTCCCATCATGGCTCCTGCGGCGGACAGGCAGGGTTTCTGGGGTGCTCCGACTTCAACGTTGGACTGGTGCGAAGAGAACTATGTCGTCTCGTTTTATATCGCGGAATTCTGTAAGTACAACACGAACTACCCGCTGTCAGTGTTtgttagttttgttgttgttgttgtagccaCGAATGCTGaatatgttagctagcttgtaGCCGGAGAGAGGTAGGGCGTCCGCTCGCGCACTGACAGCAATGACAGCTCACCGATAGCATACAAGCTCAAACTGTAAACAAATGCTCAAACGGTAAACAAATACTCAAACTGTAAACAAATACTCAAGCCACGAAAGGTTCAATTTGATTTTAATAGCGTGACACGGTGTACAAACGACGAAGAATGTCTCGCTCAAGACGTTTCCATATTAAACGGTTAATATTAGCGGTTGAATCTCAAAACAAGTCTTATGTTAAACCTAGGGCACTAGATAGGGTACATAACCATTATTTCCTATTCTATGTAGCGTACTTGTATAGCGAGTTGGAGAGCTATTTGGGATCACTGTTCAGAccatgtgtaataataataattgaatatatacaattaaattgtttaattacttttgataattgattaattttcattaAAGTGCATTATAGTGtttaagaacttttttttttttctgtttgtaccTGTCCCTAAGTGTTATGGACACGAATAGGACAATATAATATctaggtgtaaaaaaaaaaacaaaaactctcattttaattttatagctCATCCGTGACGGAAATTCTGTTAACATATTTTGATGACTCATCCTGTACAAGTTTTGTGTTCGTCCAATAAAATGCTGTAATGAATATATATGCCCCGCCCCACGCCTGTGGGCGTGTCTTGCTCTAAGCTAGCAGGTCATTAGCAGCAACTCCTAGTTATTATACCACATTATTCCCGTTTCCAACATCACTGATTTGGAAGAAGAAGGAATTTGTGCATGTTGGTGGTTAGGAGACCGGAGCGTTATTGGAGGAGCGTTTTGATCACCTGCAATTGATCGCTAATGCAGTTGGCTCTCCGCCAACGCTGACGATCGGCCTCAGCTCAAACATGTACGGCTTaactaacacacagacacacggcATCTCGTCGTCTACGATATCGTCCTTGATAAAGTGGACAGGTGTAGGTGAAGGCAGCGGTGAGAAACCCTCCACAGCCGAAAAAGGCTTTTTAGACCGTTTCCATTCGACCAGGGGTGAGGATGTGTATCTCGAACGCTATTGGTTGTTATGTAAATCgttcacacactcaaacacgCAATCTTACTGTTGAAAATAGAAATACATCAATGGATGGAATTGAATCACGACTCAAGCCATTTCATGATCTTCCATTAGCTTCTTAGGTAACAACGTAAATTCAGTGATTGAGGTTCTAGTCAATGTCAGTGGTGTAGAGTCAAACAGGGCACTTTTCTTGCTGGAATGTGCTCTGCTCGGTAAAATTGGCCGTGTAGAGCGGGACAGAGACAAAAGGCTAAAAAGCATTGGTACTCTGCATTGCTTTGTATGAGCTGGCTCTCGGTAtgctttcattttcaaaaggCACAGTAGCCAACAGTTGCATGCCGATACCGTGAAAGAACgactgtaaatgttagaaaatgctctgctttttttctctcttttcaggGAACACAGTCAGTAACCTGATAATGATCCTTCCTCCCATTTACGGGGCGTTACAAACGCTTAAGAACGGACTCGAGGTCCGCTACGTGTTGTCCTTTTTAGGACTTGCGGGTAAGCACGAACAAAACACTAAAGCTCTTAAGGAAGTTATAGAGTCTTTATAAAcgcttacaccacagcgctgtcgaattctcaaGATCTTTGTAACTTCTTGTAAAGTGTGAGGCTTATTAGCGACCGCCTGTTTAAGCGATCCCGGGAactgacattaaatgtaactataaacggataaaaactaGAACACGTCGTTAAGTAGTAACCATGTCCAAATTGCTGTAAGCGGTTCAGTTCGTGCTGTTATCTGAACATAATCAACTTTGGTGTTCTGACAGCAACGTGACGCCTTGTCACgtattatttccctataacataCGCTTCTTCTCGCTTTGTCTCTAACAACTTAAGCGAAAGCGAGTGGACTCCGTTCTCTGTGTTTCAGCACTGTCTGTCGACAAGCCCTCTCCGTATCACGTACGTCATACAGGCGTGCACGTGCAGAACAACGCAAGGAGGGTACACGCGCTCGGGCCTGGCAGCCAGAACAATGTAGTCGACGGGATTATCTTGGCGTATATTTATacgctttgtttgttttgaacgGTTTCACCTAGCGTGTAATTTCTGCTCCGGAGTGTGCAGCTCCCCGAGGGCGTGTTTAAAGACGGTGCAGGAACGCAGGCGAATACGCACGAGTGTTAATGAATATAAAGTgagaatgttttcttttctgttatCCAGCTGTTGGCGTTGGTTCTTGGTGCTTCCACATGACACTACAGTATGAAATGCAGGTGAGATGAGCTTTTTACCCAATCGATATCTAATtagatttataatatataatatgcttTTAGCTCTACAGAGAGCCTTAGTGATTATAAAGTGAATCTTCACACGCGTCCCTTTATCACGTTTTATCTTTTCAGTTGCTAGACGAGCTGCCGATGATCTACAGCTGCTGTGTCTTTGTGTACTGCTTGTAAGTCAGTCTCGTGCTCGTGGattgtaaaatgtatgtatgtatttatttatttacatatagcGTAGCAGTACTGCAGGTTAGTGTAATATAGAGTTGATCTGATTTGTAAAATCAACAAAGTTGTTTAAGTGTTAtgctgtctttaaaaaaaatatttttttatatttacgtTCTCATTTCtatagcattttgttttttattcatacTGAGTAAGGAGTAATTGTTTAATCTCAAAATAATACAGTTTACAAAAGGGAATCTGtcttctgtagtgtgtgtgtgtgtggaagaaaaCAACTAAAAGGCCCAGCATAGGAAGACTTGGAAGTGTACTGCACGTTCaagcattattaataataatattaatctaaataataatgcaaaagTTTTGTATTTTGCAGATATGAATGCTTCAAGCAAGACAGCGCAGTTAACTATTTGCCAGTTgcactcctcctcttcttcagtATTATAGTCAGTGTGGTAAGGCCGCTCTTatcttttcgtttttttttatacagtatacttGTGTACGCGTGTAAGTATGTAAACCCTGTAAATAATTTATAGATTATAATCTCATCCCTTTTTCATGCTGTTTCACACGTAGGTGTATTTGCTGTGGAAGGAGCCCGTATTTCATCAGGTAAACATGCCGTTCATACGGAAAGCTAAAGCTAAACGGAAGTGTACTAGAGTTACCGTGGTGGTAGCATAACCGTAAAAAATCTCCCAGCATCCCTGAAAACGGACAGCTTCCGTCCTGTCACGTTTGCGTCAGTGTGGACGTGACGCTTTCATTCCTACTGCTCGATACACCGTGCTCTTAAAAAACGCTCGAGGGCAAAAGTGTTGCacccaaacaaaaaataaaaagactcgATGACGTTGCAGAGCCGGTTATGTCTGAGGGCATGTGGCCAACGCTTCCtctgataaaaaacaaaaaatgtctgACACCCGAGCACGTAGGCGCTTAATCACTTTGAGAACtagtgttttgtttagttttgggTG is a window of Ictalurus furcatus strain D&B chromosome 16, Billie_1.0, whole genome shotgun sequence DNA encoding:
- the acer3 gene encoding alkaline ceramidase 3 isoform X1 produces the protein MAPAADRQGFWGAPTSTLDWCEENYVVSFYIAEFWNTVSNLIMILPPIYGALQTLKNGLEVRYVLSFLGLAAVGVGSWCFHMTLQYEMQLLDELPMIYSCCVFVYCLYECFKQDSAVNYLPVALLLFFSIIVSVVYLLWKEPVFHQVMYAVLVAFLVFRSVFIVTWVYPWLRALCYTSLSVFLLGFVLWNVDNIACDSLRATRQKLPPVVGAVTQLHAWWHILTGLGSYLHILLSLQIRTTYLKYRPKVKFLCGVWPVLCVESQKTS